One part of the Lotus japonicus ecotype B-129 chromosome 2, LjGifu_v1.2 genome encodes these proteins:
- the LOC130740334 gene encoding thioredoxin reductase NTRB-like, whose product MKFRFCPNHNWSKLFTAARNFVGARRASTSSASAAMADNQILKTKLCIIGSGPAAHTAAVYAARAELKPILFEGWMANDIAPGGQLTTTTDVENFPGFPEGIMGGELMERCRQQSLRFGTEIFTETVSNVDFSARPFRVFAESKTVVADSIIVATGAVAKRLPFTGSGDGPDGYWNRGISACAVCDGAAPIFRNKPLAVIGGGDSAMEEANFLTKYGSEVYIIHRRDSFRASKIMQSKALSNSKIKVIWNSAVVEAYGEGDSKRVLGGLKVKNLVTEEVSDLKVNGLFFAIGHEPATKFLDGQLELDSDGYVVTKPGTTKTSVEGVFAAGDVQDKKYRQAITAAGTGCMAALDAEHFLQGIGLQQDKSD is encoded by the exons ATGAAATTTAGATTTTGCCCCAATCACAACTGGTCCAAACTCTTTACCGCAGCGCGCAACTTCGTCGGTGCTCGTCGCGCTTCCACTTCCTCCGCCTCCGCCGCCATGGCTGACAACCAGATCCTCAAAACCAAGCTCTGCATCATCGGAAGCGGTCCCGCCGCCCACACCGCCGCCGTCTACGCCGCCCGCGCCGAGCTCAAACCAATCCTCTTCGAAGGCTGGATGGCCAACGACATCGCCCCCGGCGGCCaactcaccaccaccaccgacgTCGAGAATTTCCCCGGCTTCCCTGAAGGCATCATGGGCGGCGAGCTCATGGAGCGTTGCCGTCAGCAGTCTCTCCGCTTCGGCACCGAGATTTTCACCGAGACCGTTTCCAATGTCGATTTCTCCGCACGGCCTTTTAGGGTTTTCGCTGAATCGAAAACCGTCGTGGCTGATTCCATCATCGTCGCCACTGGAGCTGTTGCGAAGAGATTGCCGTTCACAGGCTCCGGTGATGGTCCTGATGGCTACTGGAACCGCGGGATATCGGCTTGCGCTGTGTGTGATGGTGCGGCCCCCATCTTCAGGAACAAGCCGCTGGCGGTGATCGGTGGTGGGGACTCTGCCATGGAGGAAGCGAATTTCCTCACCAAGTATGGTTCTGAGGTGTATATAATCCACCGGAGGGACTCGTTCAGGGCCTCGAAGATTATGCAGAGCAAGGCGTTGAGCAATAGCAAGATCAAGGTGATATGGAACTCGGCTGTGGTCGAGGCGTATGGGGAGGGAGATAGCAAGAGGGTTCTTGGTGGGCTGAAGGTGAAGAATTTGGTGACTGAAGAGGTTTCTGATTTGAAGGTCAATGGTTTATTCTTTGCAATTGGGCACGAGCCTGCCACTAAGTTCTTGGATGGTCAGCTAGAACTGGATTCTGATGGCTACGTTGTGACAAAGCCAGGGACCACAAAGACTAGTGTTGAAGGAGTGTTTGCTGCTGGGGATGTTCAGGACAAGAAATATAGGCAAGCTATTACAGCTGCTGGCACTG GGTGCATGGCAGCTCTGGATGCAGAACATTTCCTGCAAGGGATTGGTTTACAACAGGATAAGAGTGATTGA
- the LOC130740335 gene encoding 3-hydroxy-3-methylglutaryl-coenzyme A reductase 1-like translates to MDVRRRPTNAAVVRPPPAAKHPKMKKNESQTSLYVTNTVFFTLFFSVAYFLLHRWREKIRTSTPLHFVTVSEIAAILSLFASVIYLTSFFGIGFILHPFAASRPVPGEDDDEEELVADISPCLNNLPPPPLKIANGNGNGKSLSPPSPTATTTTLSSEDEEVIREVVSGSIPSYSLETKLGDCRRAAVIRHEAVERVVGRSLEGLPVEGFDYESILGQCCEMPIGFIQIPVGVAGPLLLDGKEYTVPMATTEGCLVASTNRGCKAIYVSGGASAVLLRDGMTRAPVVRFSSAKRAAQLKFYLEDPENFDSLALTFNKSSRFAKLQSIKPAIVGKNLYIRFCCSTGDAMGMNMVSKGVQNVLAFLQEDFPDMDVIGISGNFCSDKKAAAVNWIEGRGKSVVCEAVIKEEVVKKVLKTSVEALVELNMLKNLTGSAVAGALGGFNAHASNIVSAVYLATGQDPAQNVESSHCITMMEAVNDGRDLHVSVTMPSIEVGTVGGGTQLASQSACLNLLGVKGASKELPGANSRQLATIIAGAVLAGELSLMSAIAAGQLVKSHMKYNRSSKDITKVA, encoded by the exons ATGGACGTTCGCCGGCGACCCACCAACGCCGCCGTCGTGCGTCCACCTCCCGCCGCCAAACAcccaaaaatgaagaagaatgaaTCACAGACATCTCTGTACGTCACCAACACCGTCTTCTTCACTCTCTTCTTCTCCGTCGCCTACTTCCTCCTCCACCGTTGGCGCGAGAAGATCCGCACCTCCACCCCTCTCCACTTCGTCACGGTTTCCGAGATCGCCGCCATCCTCTCCCTCTTCGCTTCCGTCATCTACCTCACCTCCTTCTTCGGCATTGGCTTCATCCTCCACCCCTTCGCCGCTTCCCGCCCCGTCCCCGGTGAAGACGACGACGAAGAAGAACTCGTCGCCGACATTTCCCCCTgcctcaacaatctccccccgCCGCCGCTCAAAATCGCCAACGGCAACGGCAACGGCAAATCCCTCTCACCTCCGTCGCCGACGGCGACAACAACTACTCTGTCCTCGGAGGACGAGGAGGTTATCCGGGAGGTGGTGTCGGGGTCAATCCCGTCGTACTCGCTGGAAACGAAGCTCGGGGATTGCCGGCGGGCGGCGGTGATTCGTCACGAGGCGGTGGAGAGGGTGGTGGGGAGGTCGCTGGAGGGTTTACCGGTGGAAGGGTTTGATTATGAGTCGATATTGGGGCAGTGCTGTGAGATGCCGATTGGGTTCATTCAGATTCCGGTTGGGGTGGCAGGGCCGCTGTTACTCGACGGGAAAGAGTACACCGTCCCCATGGCCACCACGGAGGGTTGTCTGGTGGCGAGCACCAACAGAGGCTGCAAGGCTATTTACGTTTCCGGTGGTGCTTCCGCGGTGCTCCTCCGTGATGGCATGACCAGGGCACCTGTTGTCAGGTTCAGCTCCGCCAAAAGGGCTGCTCAGTTGAAGTTCTACTTGGAAGACCCTGAGAATTTTGATTCTCTCGCTCTCACTTTCAACAA GTCAAGTAGGTTTGCAAAGTTGCAGAGTATTAAGCCTGCAATAGTAGGCAAGAATTTGTACATTAGATTCTGTTGCAGCACTGGAGATGCCATGGGGATGAACATGGTTTCCAAAGGTGTCCAAAACGTACTTGCTTTCCTTCAAGAGGACTTCCCTGACATGGATGTTATTGGCATTTCTG GAAATTTCTGCTCGGACAAGAAAGCAGCAGCTGTGAACTGGATTGAAGGGCGTGGTAAGTCTGTGGTGTGCGAGGCCGTAATTAAGGAAGAGGTGGTGAAGAAAGTGTTGAAGACCAGCGTGGAGGCCTTGGTTGAGCTTAACATGCTCAAAAACCTTACTGGCTCAGCCGTGGCAGGTGCTCTTGGTGGCTTCAATGCCCATGCTAGCAATATTGTTTCTGCTGTCTACTTGGCCACGGGTCAGGATCCTGCTCAGAATGTGGAGAGTTCTCACTGCATCACCATGATGGAGGCCGTTAACGATGGCAGAGATCTTCACGTCTCCGTCACCATGCCTTCCATTGAG GTGGGCACAGTTGGTGGGGGCACACAGCTcgcatctcaatcagcatgtcTTAATTTACTTGGTGTGAAGGGTGCCAGCAAGGAGTTGCCGGGTGCGAATTCTAGGCAACTGGCAACTATAATAGCTGGCGCAGTCCTCGCCGGGGAACTCTCCCTCATGTCTGCAATTGCAGCAGGGCAGCTTGTGAAGAGCCACATGAAATACAACAGGTCTAGCAAGGATATCACCAAAGTTGCATGA